One Cohnella candidum genomic region harbors:
- a CDS encoding glycoside hydrolase family 2 protein, with amino-acid sequence MAIRPEYPRPQFFRDSWLSLNGEWDFRMDDRNEGLSNRWYENGGESGAFDRKIVVPFCYQSPLSGIGENEFHDVVWYRKKFRVPEKEAGKRTILHFGAVDYDAQVWLDGQHVCSHEGGNASFSIDITDALVGDEHTVVVRAQDYFEDMALPRGKQYWKEKGEVMWFTNMTGIWQTVWLEFVNPVWLDRVKFTPHLDTNEIEMETFIQGLPPKGRAELTVEITFAGSLVAKETVWAGERESRRINLQDFNDHGFGRWWSPEKPNLYHAAFTLNVDGIQSDRVTSYFGMRKISIEAGKVCLNNKPYPMKLVLDQGYFPDGILTAPSDEAIRLDVELCKKMGFNGMRKHQMVADPRYLYWCDRLGVLVWGEMANAYAYSEEYAYRMTQEWGEVIRRDYNHPCIVAWVPLNESWGVPDILIDPKQRHHAMALYHFTKSVDSTRLVLSNDGWEHCLSDLCTVHDYSQDRGVLLERYGNLDRILNDMTGRKFIYAPGYRYEGEPIMVTEFGGVNLRVTEKSPHVTPCAVNEKDFLDRLVDVIHPMVVSGLVQGYCYTQLTDTETEICGLLTWDREPKIPLELIRLINEGEIVDSL; translated from the coding sequence ATGGCGATCAGACCGGAGTATCCCCGGCCGCAATTTTTCAGGGATTCGTGGCTAAGCTTAAACGGCGAATGGGATTTCAGAATGGATGACAGGAACGAAGGCTTGAGCAATAGATGGTACGAGAACGGCGGGGAGAGCGGAGCGTTCGACCGTAAAATCGTCGTCCCCTTCTGCTATCAAAGTCCGCTGAGCGGCATTGGGGAAAACGAATTTCATGACGTGGTCTGGTACCGGAAAAAGTTCCGCGTGCCTGAGAAAGAGGCCGGCAAACGCACGATCCTCCATTTCGGCGCCGTCGATTACGATGCGCAGGTGTGGTTGGACGGGCAGCATGTGTGCAGTCATGAAGGGGGTAACGCTTCCTTTTCCATTGACATCACCGATGCGCTCGTCGGCGATGAGCATACGGTCGTCGTCCGGGCCCAGGACTATTTCGAAGACATGGCGCTTCCCCGCGGCAAGCAGTATTGGAAGGAAAAAGGCGAGGTCATGTGGTTTACGAACATGACCGGCATTTGGCAGACCGTATGGCTGGAATTCGTCAATCCCGTATGGCTGGATCGCGTCAAATTCACGCCGCACCTGGACACCAACGAGATCGAGATGGAGACGTTCATCCAAGGGCTGCCTCCGAAAGGACGCGCCGAATTGACCGTCGAAATCACGTTCGCGGGGTCGCTCGTCGCGAAGGAGACAGTCTGGGCGGGCGAACGGGAGTCCCGGCGCATCAACCTGCAGGACTTCAACGATCACGGCTTCGGCCGATGGTGGTCTCCCGAGAAGCCGAACCTTTACCACGCGGCGTTTACGCTGAACGTGGACGGAATTCAAAGCGACCGCGTGACAAGTTATTTCGGAATGCGTAAAATCTCCATTGAAGCGGGAAAGGTTTGTCTCAACAACAAGCCGTATCCGATGAAGCTCGTGCTGGACCAAGGATATTTTCCGGACGGCATTCTGACGGCTCCTTCGGACGAAGCCATTCGCCTGGACGTGGAACTGTGCAAGAAGATGGGCTTTAACGGCATGCGAAAACACCAAATGGTCGCGGATCCGCGGTACTTATATTGGTGCGACAGGCTGGGCGTCCTCGTCTGGGGAGAAATGGCCAATGCTTATGCGTATTCGGAAGAGTACGCCTACCGGATGACCCAGGAATGGGGAGAGGTCATTCGCCGCGATTACAACCATCCCTGCATCGTCGCTTGGGTGCCCCTGAACGAAAGCTGGGGCGTGCCCGATATATTGATCGACCCTAAGCAAAGGCATCATGCGATGGCGTTGTACCATTTTACCAAATCGGTCGATTCCACCCGGCTCGTCTTGTCCAACGACGGTTGGGAGCACTGCCTCTCCGACCTGTGCACCGTTCACGATTATTCGCAAGACCGCGGCGTGTTGCTCGAGAGATACGGCAATCTCGATCGTATATTGAACGACATGACCGGCCGCAAGTTCATTTACGCGCCGGGTTACCGATACGAAGGCGAACCGATCATGGTGACGGAGTTCGGCGGCGTCAATTTGCGCGTCACGGAGAAGTCGCCGCACGTGACGCCTTGCGCGGTCAACGAGAAGGATTTTCTCGATCGGCTGGTCGACGTCATCCATCCGATGGTCGTGTCGGGACTGGTGCAAGGATATTGCTATACCCAGCTGACGGATACCGAGACGGAAATCTGCGGCCTGCTCACCTGGGATCGGGAGCCTAAAATCCCGCTCGAACTGATCCGGCTCATCAACGAAGGCGAAATCGTAGACAGCTTGTAA
- the argS gene encoding arginine--tRNA ligase: protein MIVRIAARILSPHLQLSEEETAGLIEIPPRPEMGDAALPCFSLAKLLRQSPQAIAERLAQAVNGSGDGVRAETAGGYLNLFLDPAHWGVRLLGQVAADEYGKLRVGEGRHVVIDMSSPNIAKPFGIGHLRSTMIGNALANLYTAAGWRVTRVNHLGDWGTQFGKLISAYRRWGDRSLLEAEPIRESLRLYVKFHEEAENDPMLEDEARGWFRKLESGDEETLALWRYFVEESLKEFNRVYARLGVSFDLFQGESFYNDKMGAVVERLTELSLLEESDGAQVVRLDELGMPPCLILKSDGTTIYPTRDLATAIYRKKQLDADLLLYVVGSEQALHFAQVFAVLGKMGEAWNADCRHVPFGLMKFEGKKMSTRRGKVIFLDEVLDEAVAKALEIIVEKNPELADKTQTAEAIGVGAIIFADLKNRRQLSVDFQMEEALSFDGETGPYLQYTHARMLSLLRKGGYEELKQRGTAVDGQYLETPASWACLKTVSGFEESILQAVRENEPSVLARYLLELTKDFNRYYNEGKMIVESEDETFAKLSVAAAAARVLGDGLRLLGMKAPERM from the coding sequence ATGATCGTCCGGATTGCCGCCCGCATTCTGTCTCCCCATCTGCAACTGTCGGAGGAGGAAACCGCGGGTCTTATCGAAATTCCCCCTCGCCCGGAGATGGGAGACGCCGCCTTGCCTTGCTTTTCACTCGCCAAGCTGCTGCGGCAATCGCCGCAGGCGATCGCGGAGCGGCTGGCTCAAGCCGTGAACGGCTCAGGCGATGGAGTCCGCGCCGAGACCGCCGGCGGTTACTTGAACTTGTTCCTCGACCCCGCCCATTGGGGAGTCCGTCTCTTGGGTCAGGTGGCGGCGGACGAGTACGGTAAGCTGCGCGTTGGAGAGGGCCGGCACGTTGTGATCGACATGTCCTCGCCGAACATCGCCAAGCCTTTCGGCATCGGCCACCTGCGTTCGACCATGATCGGAAACGCGTTGGCCAACTTGTACACGGCCGCGGGCTGGCGCGTCACGCGCGTCAATCATCTCGGGGATTGGGGCACGCAATTCGGCAAGCTCATTTCCGCGTACCGCCGCTGGGGGGACCGCAGCCTGCTGGAGGCGGAGCCGATTCGCGAGAGCTTGAGGCTCTACGTGAAGTTTCATGAGGAAGCGGAGAACGATCCGATGCTTGAGGACGAAGCGAGGGGATGGTTCCGCAAGCTGGAGTCCGGGGACGAGGAAACGCTCGCGCTCTGGCGTTATTTCGTGGAGGAGAGCTTGAAGGAGTTCAACCGCGTGTATGCGCGTTTGGGCGTCTCATTCGACCTCTTCCAGGGAGAAAGCTTCTACAACGACAAAATGGGCGCCGTCGTGGAACGCCTGACGGAATTGTCTTTGCTCGAGGAAAGCGACGGCGCTCAAGTCGTCCGGCTGGATGAGCTCGGCATGCCCCCGTGCCTGATCCTGAAGTCGGACGGCACGACGATCTACCCGACCCGGGATTTGGCCACGGCAATTTACCGTAAGAAACAGCTCGATGCGGATCTGCTGCTCTACGTCGTCGGTTCCGAGCAGGCTCTGCATTTTGCGCAAGTGTTCGCCGTCCTGGGCAAAATGGGCGAAGCCTGGAACGCCGATTGCCGCCACGTCCCCTTTGGCTTGATGAAGTTCGAAGGCAAAAAGATGTCAACGCGTCGCGGGAAGGTCATCTTCCTGGATGAGGTGCTGGACGAGGCCGTCGCCAAAGCGCTCGAGATCATCGTAGAGAAAAACCCCGAGCTTGCCGACAAAACGCAAACCGCCGAGGCGATCGGAGTCGGGGCCATCATTTTCGCGGACCTGAAAAACCGCCGCCAGCTGTCCGTCGATTTCCAGATGGAAGAGGCCCTGAGCTTTGACGGGGAAACCGGGCCGTACTTGCAGTACACGCATGCGAGGATGCTCAGCCTGCTGCGCAAGGGCGGGTACGAGGAGTTGAAACAACGCGGAACGGCTGTGGATGGGCAGTACCTGGAAACTCCTGCCTCATGGGCGTGCCTCAAGACCGTTTCCGGCTTCGAGGAATCGATCCTGCAGGCCGTGCGCGAGAACGAGCCGTCTGTCCTCGCCCGTTATTTGCTGGAGCTGACGAAGGATTTCAACCGTTACTATAATGAAGGCAAAATGATCGTGGAGAGCGAAGACGAGACCTTCGCCAAGCTTTCCGTCGCCGCCGCGGCGGCACGCGTGCTGGGGGATGGCCTGAGGCTGCTCGGCATGAAAGCGCCGGAGAGGATGTAG
- a CDS encoding ABC transporter substrate-binding protein, which produces MKKKGISKSVRALLGLSLAAAFVLAGCSSSGKDAASSAPSASASSSGQAAVKVEGPNVYGIQLQDMDAGGTLKGQYAGKKIVVATMAGDTEKALKDAAVYFEKASGAKVEVQSFPAQSYMEKIQLDLQTNHSFDSIVMPVALIHGYAEGGLVQDLKPYIDNKALVSPNLDLGDYIPSLLDIYGNYKSKLVAFPYKPDVQIFFYRKDLFEDPKIKESFKAKTGKELKVPETAEEMGETAAFFTKSLNPDSPVTYGYSTMADNTSSRWIWTNRLAAFGGRDVDKDFKPAFNNEAGLKALEFAKELTKYAPKQLLTLGWDEANTLFANGEVAMMEQWPGLIQTAEADTSKVKGKVGYAVTPGGAPTMGGWSIAMTSSTENPDLTYKFMEYVTSKDLEVLKVQDKMDPTRTSNYMRPELQKQFPMYQTLLDSLTKGKIMADPDVPYVSPRLNDIMEQAVQSVLRGTMEPQKALDIMEKSFTEVIADAGIKNE; this is translated from the coding sequence ATGAAGAAAAAAGGGATTTCCAAAAGCGTCCGAGCGCTTCTCGGTTTGAGTTTGGCGGCCGCGTTCGTCCTTGCCGGCTGCTCTTCCTCCGGTAAAGACGCCGCGTCGTCCGCTCCATCCGCTTCGGCAAGCTCGAGCGGGCAGGCGGCGGTCAAAGTCGAGGGACCGAACGTATACGGCATTCAGCTGCAGGACATGGATGCCGGCGGCACGTTGAAAGGGCAATACGCAGGCAAGAAAATCGTGGTCGCCACGATGGCGGGAGACACGGAGAAGGCGCTGAAGGATGCGGCCGTTTATTTCGAGAAGGCTTCGGGCGCGAAAGTCGAAGTCCAAAGCTTCCCCGCGCAATCGTATATGGAGAAAATCCAGCTCGACCTGCAGACGAACCACTCCTTCGATTCGATCGTCATGCCGGTGGCGCTGATCCACGGCTATGCCGAAGGCGGGCTCGTCCAGGATTTGAAGCCTTATATCGACAATAAAGCGCTGGTCAGCCCAAATCTCGACCTGGGCGATTACATCCCGAGCCTGCTCGACATTTACGGCAATTATAAGTCCAAATTGGTCGCTTTCCCCTACAAGCCGGACGTTCAGATTTTCTTCTACCGCAAAGACCTGTTCGAGGACCCGAAAATCAAGGAAAGCTTTAAGGCGAAGACCGGCAAAGAATTGAAAGTGCCGGAGACGGCGGAGGAAATGGGCGAGACGGCCGCGTTCTTCACCAAGAGCCTGAATCCGGATTCTCCTGTCACTTACGGCTACAGCACGATGGCGGACAATACGTCCAGCCGCTGGATCTGGACCAACCGTCTGGCTGCTTTCGGAGGCAGGGACGTGGACAAAGACTTTAAACCGGCTTTCAACAATGAAGCGGGACTGAAGGCGCTCGAGTTCGCGAAGGAACTGACGAAATACGCTCCGAAACAACTGCTGACCCTCGGTTGGGACGAAGCGAACACGCTGTTCGCGAACGGCGAGGTGGCCATGATGGAGCAGTGGCCGGGATTGATCCAGACGGCGGAAGCCGACACCTCCAAGGTCAAAGGCAAAGTCGGTTACGCCGTCACGCCGGGCGGCGCTCCGACGATGGGCGGCTGGTCGATCGCCATGACGAGCTCTACCGAAAATCCGGACCTGACATACAAATTCATGGAGTACGTAACGTCGAAGGACCTTGAAGTGCTCAAAGTGCAGGACAAAATGGATCCGACCCGCACTTCCAACTACATGAGGCCGGAGCTGCAAAAACAGTTCCCGATGTACCAGACGCTGCTGGACTCCCTGACCAAGGGCAAGATCATGGCCGACCCGGACGTGCCGTACGTCTCCCCGCGGCTGAACGACATCATGGAACAGGCGGTTCAATCCGTGCTGCGCGGCACCATGGAGCCGCAAAAGGCGCTTGACATCATGGAGAAATCCTTTACCGAAGTCATTGCCGACGCTGGCATCAAGAACGAATAG
- a CDS encoding cache domain-containing sensor histidine kinase gives MANRRLQSFFQSQIRFLRRFTVKRRLLLTFLLISVAPLAIVATVSFYYSYKDATQKIESYSMQIINQVKINADSIASDYETLLQTIVNEDLIQTDMKGASELDILGQYRLDDELKRMLNVKMMSNLTVEGITVTLLDDRYSMYVGNRMMPPKYAGTKLYLETLSRPDQAYTWLPPHLNEVKGFYQTGDKVLTLSVPIKDRWRGTNFGMAALAIKPGAFREILSDDTASAEGKVFIIDEAGTVIYSEQEAQWGEPLGDLKLVEALRGQSPASHHMDYVAGDGRKYLTSFTRMDDTGWIIVKQVPYDYLMRSTKKVLTFTIAIAVFIVLLSAYVATLVFNSIFSGVYKLMRSMRSLEKGDFQPSTEQPSGKDEIQQLTTAYDRMVNRLNDVINELYRAKVVKQAMQIKALKAQINPHFLYNTLETISSLAKIHGIRDISKMTTSLSHIFRYSITGDEDIVPLGAEIRSAEQYLQIIKIRYGERMSFHVDVPESLRSCRVLKLILQPLLENAVQHGIERKIAPGTVRIFAVKEDDKLRLSVQDDGEGMDEHALAELTKRLSDSAELQEPKTHGIGLLNVKERLELVYQNQASLHISSKLGQGTTVTMTFPVERNAEGG, from the coding sequence ATGGCCAACAGACGTCTCCAATCCTTCTTTCAGTCGCAAATCCGTTTTTTGAGACGATTCACGGTCAAGCGGCGGCTGCTTCTGACCTTCCTGCTCATTTCCGTAGCACCGCTCGCCATCGTGGCGACGGTGTCTTTTTACTATTCCTACAAAGACGCGACGCAGAAAATCGAATCGTATTCGATGCAGATCATTAACCAAGTGAAGATCAACGCGGATTCGATTGCGTCCGACTACGAAACGCTGCTTCAGACGATCGTCAACGAAGATCTTATCCAGACGGATATGAAAGGTGCATCCGAGCTGGATATTCTGGGCCAATATCGGTTGGATGACGAGCTGAAGCGGATGCTGAACGTGAAAATGATGAGCAACCTCACGGTGGAAGGCATTACGGTAACGTTGCTGGACGACCGGTACAGCATGTACGTCGGCAATCGCATGATGCCTCCCAAATACGCCGGCACGAAGCTCTACTTGGAAACCTTGTCCCGGCCTGACCAGGCCTACACCTGGCTGCCTCCTCACCTGAATGAGGTGAAGGGATTTTACCAGACCGGGGATAAAGTGCTGACCTTGTCCGTTCCGATCAAGGACCGCTGGCGGGGGACGAATTTCGGCATGGCGGCGCTTGCCATCAAGCCGGGCGCATTCCGCGAAATCCTGTCGGACGACACGGCATCCGCCGAAGGGAAAGTGTTCATCATCGATGAAGCGGGCACGGTCATCTATAGCGAGCAGGAAGCGCAATGGGGGGAGCCGCTCGGCGATCTCAAACTGGTAGAGGCGCTTCGCGGCCAGAGTCCGGCCAGTCATCATATGGACTATGTAGCCGGCGACGGGCGCAAATACCTGACTTCCTTCACGCGGATGGACGATACCGGATGGATCATCGTCAAGCAAGTGCCTTACGACTATCTCATGCGCAGCACGAAGAAAGTTTTGACGTTCACGATCGCAATCGCCGTTTTCATCGTCCTGCTCTCCGCTTATGTCGCCACTCTCGTGTTCAACAGCATTTTCAGCGGGGTTTACAAGCTGATGCGCTCGATGCGGAGCCTGGAGAAAGGCGATTTCCAACCGTCCACCGAGCAGCCCTCGGGCAAAGACGAAATCCAGCAGCTGACGACGGCTTATGACCGGATGGTCAACCGCTTGAATGACGTCATCAACGAGTTGTACCGGGCCAAAGTCGTCAAGCAGGCGATGCAGATCAAGGCGCTGAAAGCTCAGATCAATCCTCATTTTTTGTACAATACGCTCGAGACGATCTCGAGTTTGGCCAAAATACATGGGATCCGGGACATCAGCAAAATGACCACTTCGCTCTCACACATTTTCCGATACAGCATTACGGGGGACGAGGATATCGTGCCGCTGGGGGCAGAGATTCGCAGCGCGGAGCAATACCTGCAGATCATTAAGATCCGATACGGCGAAAGGATGTCGTTCCACGTGGACGTGCCCGAATCGCTCCGTTCTTGCAGGGTGTTGAAGCTGATTTTGCAGCCGCTCTTGGAAAACGCGGTCCAGCACGGCATCGAACGGAAGATTGCGCCCGGTACGGTGCGGATTTTCGCGGTGAAAGAAGATGACAAGCTTCGTCTCTCGGTACAAGATGACGGGGAAGGCATGGACGAGCACGCGCTTGCCGAGCTGACGAAGCGGCTCTCGGACTCGGCCGAGCTGCAGGAACCGAAAACGCACGGGATCGGGCTGTTGAACGTGAAGGAACGGCTTGAGCTGGTGTATCAAAATCAGGCGAGCTTGCACATTTCCAGCAAGCTGGGGCAAGGAACGACCGTTACGATGACTTTTCCGGTTGAACGGAACGCGGAAGGCGGGTGA
- a CDS encoding carbohydrate ABC transporter permease — MKRRTERTVVSVLLALFALYFLFPIYWTLATSVKTKDSIIKLPPDWFPMQLTGSHYADVFAQNHIGRVFLNSLLVASATTVITVLVTTLGAYGFSRFKFPGRNLWIYTTIIVRMIPGLLLIIPYYLMFQKAGLLNTLSGLVIVYVTAAIPLAIYLFMGFYDEMPGEIFESARIDGCSEYGTFLRVALPLVVPGIAVTSILVFMGAWNEFSLSLILTFSDDKKLLPLAISSLIQVNTDTPLGEIAAAGTVAMIPAIVLSLTTQKYIVDGFTAGAVKG, encoded by the coding sequence ATGAAGAGACGAACGGAACGGACGGTCGTGTCGGTCCTGCTGGCCTTGTTCGCGCTTTACTTCCTGTTTCCGATTTATTGGACGCTGGCGACGTCGGTGAAGACCAAGGATTCCATCATCAAGCTTCCGCCGGATTGGTTCCCGATGCAGCTGACCGGTTCCCATTACGCCGACGTGTTCGCGCAGAACCACATCGGCAGAGTGTTTCTGAACAGCCTGTTGGTCGCTTCCGCGACGACGGTCATCACCGTCCTGGTCACGACGCTGGGAGCCTACGGATTCTCCCGTTTCAAATTCCCCGGCCGTAACCTATGGATCTACACGACGATCATCGTGCGAATGATTCCGGGATTGCTGCTCATCATTCCTTATTACCTGATGTTCCAAAAAGCCGGTTTGCTGAACACGTTGTCGGGGCTCGTCATCGTGTACGTCACGGCGGCGATTCCGCTGGCGATCTACCTGTTCATGGGATTCTACGACGAGATGCCCGGCGAAATCTTCGAATCGGCTCGTATCGACGGCTGCTCGGAGTACGGCACTTTCCTGCGGGTTGCCTTGCCGCTCGTCGTGCCCGGAATCGCCGTGACCTCCATCCTCGTGTTCATGGGGGCGTGGAACGAATTTTCCTTGTCGCTTATCCTCACGTTCTCCGATGACAAGAAGCTCTTGCCGCTGGCGATCAGCAGCCTTATTCAAGTCAATACGGATACGCCGCTCGGGGAGATTGCCGCGGCCGGAACGGTCGCGATGATTCCGGCGATCGTGCTGTCCTTAACGACGCAGAAGTATATCGTGGACGGCTTTACCGCGGGAGCCGTGAAAGGATAA
- a CDS encoding response regulator transcription factor — MYRVLIVEDEPLIREGFKRTIDWPSYGLEIVAEAMDGAEGLVLAERHRPHLIFADIRMPGMDGLAFAAKAAERLPEAKIVIVSGYKDYEYFRQSLQLGLFDYLLKPVEEEELHRVVVNAVQKLEEEQSERRKAIESDSRIQKSEGVLHAALLTRLTEGDLSPLRESAPDPYLKTIAREEYAVAVLRIDNFRRLAAGVYAGDEEALLFTAANICEESMGEGAVVFRQLNLRKQITIIRGFSGERKEAEWTEFQRRCGELVSNFERFGRFAVSLGTGTVHEGWEGIHLSYAEACVAAERTKFTDRSRVFRYEDVSKRDAAVPLLSSEFEEMLKSVCKQRDTDKLSLILDTLFRSPEAASATREQIYNASARIWALADQVGRSTGSADLADTVAYDRFAARLCDDPEELKEWLVRELRARFMKGPRVYTDSRALMHDLKDYVSRQFTSDEVSLAQLSAKFGMNIYQICRLFKQEFGVNFHVYLTELKMEKAKEYLRHSSMPVHDIAFLVGFKETKYFFKVFKKHVGLTPTEYRNHHKS; from the coding sequence ATGTACCGGGTACTGATCGTCGAAGACGAACCGTTGATAAGGGAAGGATTCAAGCGAACGATCGATTGGCCGTCCTACGGGCTGGAGATCGTCGCCGAAGCCATGGACGGGGCCGAGGGCCTTGTGCTCGCGGAACGGCACCGTCCCCATCTCATCTTCGCGGACATCCGGATGCCGGGCATGGACGGGTTGGCTTTCGCGGCGAAGGCGGCCGAACGGCTGCCCGAAGCGAAAATCGTCATCGTCAGCGGCTACAAGGACTATGAATATTTCCGCCAATCGCTGCAGCTCGGACTGTTCGATTATTTGCTCAAACCCGTGGAAGAGGAAGAATTGCACCGCGTCGTGGTGAACGCCGTGCAAAAACTCGAAGAGGAGCAATCGGAGAGGCGGAAAGCGATCGAGTCGGACTCCCGCATCCAGAAAAGCGAGGGCGTGCTTCATGCGGCACTGCTGACACGGTTAACGGAGGGGGACTTGTCCCCGCTGCGCGAGTCGGCGCCGGATCCTTATCTGAAGACAATCGCTCGTGAGGAATACGCTGTTGCCGTGCTGCGCATCGATAATTTTCGCAGGCTTGCGGCCGGCGTCTATGCCGGGGACGAGGAAGCGCTGCTCTTCACTGCGGCCAACATTTGCGAAGAGTCCATGGGCGAAGGGGCGGTCGTGTTCCGCCAGTTGAACCTGAGGAAGCAGATCACGATCATCCGAGGTTTTTCCGGGGAGCGCAAGGAGGCTGAATGGACCGAATTCCAAAGGCGGTGCGGGGAGCTGGTCTCCAACTTCGAGCGATTCGGGCGATTCGCGGTCAGTCTGGGGACGGGAACGGTCCATGAAGGCTGGGAGGGGATCCACCTTTCCTACGCCGAGGCATGCGTGGCGGCGGAACGAACGAAATTCACCGACCGAAGCCGGGTCTTCCGGTACGAAGACGTGTCGAAGCGGGACGCTGCCGTGCCGCTGCTTTCCTCGGAATTCGAAGAAATGCTCAAGTCCGTTTGCAAGCAGCGCGATACGGACAAGCTCTCTTTGATCCTGGACACCTTGTTCCGGTCGCCTGAAGCGGCTTCGGCGACGCGGGAGCAGATCTACAATGCTTCCGCGCGCATCTGGGCATTGGCCGACCAAGTCGGCCGGTCGACGGGTTCAGCGGATTTGGCCGATACCGTCGCGTACGACCGTTTCGCGGCGAGGTTGTGCGACGATCCCGAGGAATTGAAGGAGTGGCTCGTCCGGGAGCTGCGAGCGCGGTTCATGAAAGGTCCGCGGGTCTATACGGATTCGCGGGCGTTGATGCATGACCTGAAAGACTACGTCTCGAGGCAATTCACCTCGGACGAAGTGTCTCTCGCCCAACTGTCGGCCAAGTTCGGCATGAACATCTACCAGATCTGCCGGTTGTTCAAGCAAGAGTTCGGCGTGAACTTCCACGTTTACTTAACCGAGCTCAAGATGGAGAAGGCGAAGGAGTATTTGCGCCATTCCTCCATGCCGGTCCATGATATTGCCTTCCTGGTCGGGTTCAAGGAAACGAAGTATTTTTTCAAAGTGTTCAAGAAGCACGTCGGCCTCACGCCCACGGAGTACCGGAATCACCATAAATCGTGA
- a CDS encoding carbohydrate ABC transporter permease gives MIRTDNKTGRTRLERWAPYVFTAPTLVFILGLMVFPFGYSLYLSTLHYKLTLPPASIRFVGLDNFRTMLDNQAFLNAMKWTFVFAIAAVALQVVLGMIMALVLNSRAFGNKTALFKSLFIMPLMLAPVVSAKIWSLLFQVLYGPINYVLSSMGLEKVSWSGETLPAKISIILVDVWTATPFCMLILLAALKTVPKEISEAAAIDGAGPAGSFFRITLPTIRNFIALVVSIRIMDALRVFDSVVALTNGAPGETTETLATITYKTAFRYADIGAGSAGSILYFLCIIIFSLLAFAFLKRKPEAA, from the coding sequence ATGATCCGGACAGACAACAAGACCGGCCGTACGAGATTGGAGAGATGGGCTCCTTACGTATTCACCGCTCCCACCCTGGTTTTCATTTTGGGCTTGATGGTGTTCCCGTTCGGCTATTCCCTGTATCTCAGCACGCTTCATTACAAATTGACCCTTCCGCCCGCCAGCATCCGGTTCGTCGGACTGGACAATTTCCGGACGATGCTGGACAACCAAGCTTTCCTCAATGCGATGAAATGGACGTTCGTCTTCGCGATCGCGGCGGTAGCCTTGCAGGTCGTGCTCGGCATGATCATGGCGCTCGTATTGAACAGCCGGGCGTTCGGCAACAAGACGGCCCTGTTCAAGAGCCTGTTCATCATGCCGCTCATGCTCGCTCCGGTCGTATCCGCGAAGATCTGGTCGCTGCTGTTTCAAGTCCTCTACGGGCCGATCAACTACGTTCTGTCTTCGATGGGGCTCGAAAAGGTGAGCTGGAGCGGGGAGACGCTTCCGGCCAAGATTTCGATCATTCTGGTGGACGTATGGACGGCGACGCCGTTCTGCATGTTAATCCTGCTGGCGGCGCTCAAGACGGTGCCCAAAGAAATTTCCGAGGCTGCCGCCATTGACGGGGCGGGGCCGGCGGGCAGCTTCTTCAGGATCACGCTTCCGACGATCCGCAACTTCATCGCATTGGTGGTTTCCATCCGCATCATGGACGCCCTCCGCGTGTTCGACAGCGTGGTCGCATTGACGAACGGAGCGCCGGGCGAAACGACGGAGACGCTGGCGACGATCACCTACAAGACCGCCTTCCGTTACGCGGATATCGGAGCGGGATCCGCCGGATCGATTCTGTATTTCCTGTGCATCATCATCTTTTCCCTGCTTGCCTTCGCGTTCCTGAAGCGCAAGCCGGAAGCGGCGTGA